A part of Kiritimatiellia bacterium genomic DNA contains:
- the amrS gene encoding AmmeMemoRadiSam system radical SAM enzyme: MSGGLIQCELCPKGCVIGPGQSGDCRIRVNLDGKLCAVTYGFPASVHVDPMEKKPLFHFLPGTGILSLATVGCNLHCKNCQNWEISQRNPEEVEAAPLPPEGIPPLARRTHCLSVAYTYTDPAAYYEYALDSCRLCREAGLRNVLVTAGYINPEPMRELCRYVDAANIDLKAMSDSFYRTVCDGTLPPVLDALVLAKSLGVEVEVTNLIIPTLNDSDADLVPLARWVKENLGPETPLHFSRFFPHYQMRHLPPTPEDTLVRARELARAEGLKHVYVGNLPTRDGETTFCPGCGAALIRRDRYVILSNRLRDGRCPDCGREVYGVWK, encoded by the coding sequence ATGAGCGGCGGTCTGATCCAGTGCGAACTCTGCCCGAAGGGCTGCGTCATCGGGCCCGGCCAGAGCGGGGATTGCCGCATCCGCGTGAACCTGGACGGGAAGCTCTGCGCGGTGACGTACGGATTCCCCGCGTCCGTCCACGTGGACCCGATGGAGAAAAAGCCGCTGTTCCATTTCCTGCCGGGCACGGGCATCCTGTCCCTGGCGACCGTCGGTTGCAACCTGCACTGCAAGAACTGCCAGAACTGGGAAATCTCGCAGCGCAATCCCGAGGAAGTCGAGGCCGCGCCCCTGCCGCCGGAAGGCATCCCCCCGCTCGCGCGGCGCACCCACTGCCTCTCGGTGGCCTACACCTATACCGATCCCGCCGCGTACTACGAGTACGCGCTGGACAGTTGCCGCCTCTGTCGCGAGGCGGGCCTGCGTAACGTGCTCGTGACCGCGGGGTACATCAACCCGGAGCCGATGCGCGAGCTGTGCCGCTACGTGGACGCCGCGAACATCGACCTCAAGGCGATGTCGGACAGTTTTTACCGGACCGTCTGCGACGGCACGCTGCCGCCCGTGCTCGACGCGCTCGTGCTGGCCAAGTCGCTCGGCGTGGAGGTCGAGGTCACCAACCTGATCATCCCGACGCTCAACGACAGCGACGCGGACCTGGTCCCGCTGGCGCGCTGGGTGAAGGAGAATCTCGGCCCGGAAACGCCGCTGCATTTCTCGCGGTTCTTCCCGCACTACCAGATGCGGCACCTGCCGCCGACGCCGGAGGACACCCTCGTGCGGGCCCGCGAGCTGGCCCGGGCGGAAGGCCTGAAGCACGTGTACGTCGGCAATCTGCCGACCCGGGACGGCGAGACCACGTTCTGTCCCGGCTGCGGGGCCGCGCTGATCCGGCGCG